Proteins from a single region of Corynebacterium casei LMG S-19264:
- the panC gene encoding pantoate--beta-alanine ligase produces the protein MKLIKTKAELVDALADLRGHIALVPTMGALHDGHLSLVAAARADISSADDMVVASIFVNPLQFAQLGDCDDYRNYPRTLDADAQLLESAGVDIIFAPDVAEMYPQGTPEVWVRSGEMGSQLEGASRPGHFDGVATVVAKLFSLIRPNRAYFGQKDAQQLAVIKRMVHDLDLRVDIRAVPIIRGADGLAESSRNQHLGATDRQNALALSATLAALRDRRIDLEQARVELSNADAVDLDYLEVVSPETLQPITWPPTAPALALGAITVGGTRLIDNMDI, from the coding sequence ATGAAGCTGATTAAAACCAAAGCAGAGCTTGTCGATGCCCTCGCCGACCTCCGCGGCCACATCGCCCTCGTGCCCACCATGGGCGCGCTCCACGATGGCCACTTGAGCCTCGTCGCTGCCGCTCGCGCCGACATTTCTTCTGCGGATGACATGGTCGTAGCGAGTATTTTTGTAAACCCCCTGCAGTTCGCGCAGCTCGGCGACTGCGATGACTACCGCAACTATCCCCGAACCCTCGACGCGGATGCGCAACTGTTGGAATCCGCCGGGGTGGATATTATCTTCGCTCCCGATGTGGCGGAGATGTATCCGCAGGGCACGCCTGAGGTGTGGGTGCGCAGCGGTGAGATGGGCAGCCAGCTCGAAGGCGCCAGCCGTCCTGGGCATTTCGATGGTGTTGCCACCGTCGTGGCGAAGCTGTTTAGTCTCATCCGGCCTAACCGCGCCTACTTTGGGCAAAAGGACGCCCAGCAGCTGGCGGTTATCAAACGCATGGTGCATGACTTGGACCTGCGCGTTGATATCCGCGCCGTGCCGATTATCCGCGGCGCCGATGGGCTCGCCGAATCCAGCCGCAACCAGCATCTTGGCGCCACGGATCGCCAAAATGCTCTCGCACTGTCGGCAACGCTGGCCGCGCTGCGGGATCGCCGAATTGACCTCGAGCAAGCCCGTGTCGAGCTTTCCAACGCCGACGCCGTGGACCTGGACTACCTCGAGGTTGTCAGCCCTGAAACCTTGCAACCAATCACCTGGCCACCAACCGCCCCTGCACTCGCGCTGGGCGCAATCACCGTCGGCGGCACCAGGTTGATCGACAACATGGATATCTAG
- the panB gene encoding 3-methyl-2-oxobutanoate hydroxymethyltransferase, which yields MSGIDAKRVRTRHFFEAKAAGSPISALTSYDAMSARIFDEAGIDMLLVGDSAANVVLGRETTLSITVDEMIVFAKAVVLAARRALVVVDLPFGSYEISPEQAVSSAVKIMKETGAQAVKVEGGVERAETISAIVTAGIPVCGHIGFTPQSEHALGGPVIQGRGSGAENLTRDARAVEAAGAFAVVLEMVPAVIAAQVTRDIEIATIGIGAGPDTDGQILVWQDAFGFNRAKTARFVRHYANLGDSLLDAARAYADDVSARSFPAAEESYE from the coding sequence ATGTCAGGAATTGATGCAAAGCGGGTACGCACCCGCCACTTTTTCGAGGCCAAAGCCGCCGGCTCCCCTATCTCCGCGCTGACAAGCTATGACGCGATGTCGGCGCGGATCTTTGATGAGGCAGGCATCGACATGCTGCTTGTCGGCGACTCTGCTGCCAATGTTGTGCTCGGCCGTGAGACCACTTTGTCCATCACTGTTGATGAAATGATTGTCTTCGCCAAAGCTGTCGTGCTAGCCGCCCGCCGCGCGCTAGTGGTGGTTGACCTGCCCTTTGGCAGCTATGAAATCTCGCCGGAGCAGGCAGTGTCCAGCGCGGTAAAGATTATGAAAGAAACCGGCGCGCAGGCGGTCAAGGTCGAAGGTGGCGTGGAACGCGCCGAGACCATCAGCGCGATTGTCACCGCCGGCATTCCGGTGTGCGGGCATATTGGTTTCACCCCGCAGTCGGAGCACGCGCTGGGCGGCCCTGTCATTCAAGGCCGCGGTTCGGGTGCGGAGAATCTCACCCGTGATGCCCGCGCCGTGGAGGCCGCCGGTGCGTTCGCCGTCGTGCTGGAAATGGTGCCCGCTGTGATCGCGGCGCAGGTCACGCGCGATATTGAAATCGCGACAATCGGTATCGGTGCCGGCCCTGACACCGATGGCCAGATTCTGGTGTGGCAGGACGCCTTTGGCTTTAACCGCGCCAAGACCGCGCGTTTCGTGCGCCACTACGCCAATCTGGGTGATTCCCTGCTTGATGCCGCACGTGCCTACGCCGATGATGTTTCCGCGCGCAGCTTCCCCGCGGCGGAGGAATCCTACGAATGA
- the sucC gene encoding ADP-forming succinate--CoA ligase subunit beta, translating into MDLYEYQARDLFEKHDVPVLRGITATSPTQAEEAAQKLGTDVVVVKAQVKVGGRGKAGGVKLAKSPAEAAQAADAILGLKIKGHTVRRVMIAEGADIAEEYYFSILLDRTKRRYLVMLSKEGGVEIETLAVERPEALVRRSFSPLDGMTTTLAREIATEAGFSEEEIAKLIPVFKKLYTTYVEEDATLVEVNPLVKTGAGDIVALDGKVSLDENAAFRHSDHAELQDHSAQDPLELKAQKMGLNYVKLDGSVGVIGNGAGLVMSTLDVVAYAGEDLPSQPKPANFLDIGGGANAEVMANGLEVILGDTQVKSVFVNVFGGITACDEVAKGIVQAFRILESEGIEPKPLVVRLDGNNAELGRSILDDANLPKLVQVGTMDEAARKAAELADSNATVNA; encoded by the coding sequence GTGGACCTTTACGAGTACCAAGCTCGTGACTTGTTTGAAAAGCATGACGTACCTGTACTTCGTGGCATCACCGCTACCTCGCCGACTCAGGCAGAAGAGGCAGCACAGAAGCTCGGTACCGACGTTGTGGTCGTAAAAGCCCAGGTGAAGGTAGGTGGACGTGGCAAGGCCGGAGGCGTGAAGCTGGCTAAGAGCCCGGCCGAAGCCGCACAGGCTGCCGATGCCATCCTGGGTCTGAAGATCAAGGGGCACACCGTTCGCCGCGTGATGATCGCCGAAGGCGCGGACATCGCGGAAGAGTACTACTTCTCCATTCTCCTTGACCGCACCAAGCGCCGTTACCTGGTGATGCTGTCTAAGGAAGGTGGCGTGGAAATTGAAACCCTCGCCGTGGAACGTCCTGAGGCATTGGTTCGCCGCAGCTTCTCCCCACTCGATGGCATGACCACCACCTTGGCGCGCGAAATCGCGACCGAGGCCGGTTTCAGCGAAGAAGAAATTGCCAAGCTGATCCCGGTGTTCAAGAAGCTCTACACCACTTACGTGGAAGAAGACGCCACCCTGGTGGAGGTCAACCCACTGGTTAAGACTGGTGCGGGCGATATCGTCGCGCTGGACGGCAAGGTGTCTTTGGATGAGAACGCTGCTTTCCGTCACTCCGATCACGCGGAACTACAAGACCACAGCGCGCAGGATCCGCTAGAGCTTAAGGCTCAAAAGATGGGTCTGAACTACGTCAAGCTTGATGGCTCCGTGGGTGTCATCGGCAATGGCGCGGGTCTTGTGATGTCCACTTTGGACGTTGTTGCTTATGCCGGTGAGGACCTGCCAAGCCAGCCAAAGCCAGCTAACTTCTTGGACATCGGCGGCGGCGCTAACGCTGAGGTCATGGCTAACGGCCTCGAGGTCATCCTCGGAGACACACAGGTCAAGTCCGTCTTCGTCAATGTCTTCGGCGGCATTACCGCCTGTGATGAGGTTGCTAAGGGCATTGTTCAGGCATTCCGCATCCTGGAATCTGAAGGTATTGAGCCAAAGCCACTGGTTGTTCGCCTTGACGGCAACAATGCCGAGCTCGGCCGCTCCATCCTGGATGATGCAAACCTGCCAAAGCTTGTGCAGGTAGGAACCATGGATGAGGCAGCACGCAAGGCTGCTGAGCTCGCCGATTCCAACGCAACCGTCAACGCCTAG
- the sucD gene encoding succinate--CoA ligase subunit alpha, whose amino-acid sequence MAIFLDSDSKIIVQGMTGSEGMKHTQRMLGSGSNIVGGVNPKKAGETVSFETGETIPVFGTVREAIQATGANVTVIFVPAKFTKAAVEEAIHANIPLAVVITEGVPVKDTAEFFALAKESNTRIIGPNCPGLITPGQSNAGIIPAETAPEPGSIGLVSKSGTLTYQMMYELSDIGFSTCVGIGGDPIIGTTHIAAIEDFQKDPDTKAIMMIGEIGGDAEEYAANYIAEYVTKPVVAYIAGFTAPEGKTMGHAGAIVSGSSGTAEGKKRALEAAGVRVGKTPSQAAELMREALAAAEAKQH is encoded by the coding sequence ATGGCTATTTTTCTCGACTCTGATTCCAAGATCATCGTTCAGGGCATGACCGGTTCTGAGGGCATGAAGCACACCCAGCGCATGCTCGGATCTGGTTCCAATATTGTTGGCGGCGTGAACCCAAAGAAGGCCGGCGAAACCGTTTCTTTTGAAACCGGTGAAACCATCCCGGTTTTCGGCACCGTGCGTGAAGCAATTCAGGCCACCGGCGCGAATGTCACCGTCATCTTCGTTCCAGCGAAGTTCACCAAGGCTGCTGTGGAAGAGGCAATTCATGCCAACATCCCACTCGCTGTTGTCATTACTGAAGGCGTTCCGGTCAAGGACACCGCTGAGTTCTTCGCCCTGGCGAAGGAATCCAACACCCGCATCATCGGCCCTAACTGCCCGGGCCTTATCACCCCAGGTCAGTCCAACGCGGGCATCATTCCTGCGGAGACCGCACCGGAGCCAGGCTCCATCGGCCTGGTGTCTAAGTCCGGCACCCTGACCTATCAGATGATGTACGAGCTCTCCGATATTGGTTTCTCCACCTGCGTAGGCATCGGCGGCGACCCAATCATCGGCACCACTCACATTGCTGCGATCGAAGATTTTCAGAAGGACCCTGACACCAAGGCAATCATGATGATTGGTGAGATCGGCGGCGACGCTGAGGAGTACGCAGCGAACTACATTGCTGAGTACGTGACCAAGCCAGTGGTTGCCTACATCGCGGGCTTCACCGCACCTGAAGGCAAGACCATGGGCCACGCCGGCGCTATCGTCTCTGGTTCCTCAGGCACCGCGGAAGGCAAGAAGCGCGCGCTTGAGGCGGCTGGTGTTCGCGTGGGTAAGACTCCATCGCAAGCCGCTGAGCTTATGCGTGAAGCTCTCGCTGCGGCCGAAGCGAAGCAGCACTAA
- a CDS encoding DODA-type extradiol aromatic ring-opening family dioxygenase, with protein sequence MSVLPDPRTQVRPAGALDDLRALTIPRAHMHRVWEPSDGPMPALFVSHGAPPTLDDAEWLGYLNKWSESLPKPRAVVMISAHWENAPVAISASAAGTPLYYDFGGFHPRYYTLQYETPDATELAQRVAGLLGYSPVHQFTDRGLDHGAFIPMMAMYPAGDVPVIQVSMPSMNPADLQELGNKLRSLREEGILVVGSGYMTHSFAVMRDPSLQPYVQDFDDWAGETIARGDVDSLRDYLNKGPGARIAHPTADHFVPLLLTMGAANDPTTARTVFNRVGLGNHIRSIEVY encoded by the coding sequence ATGTCCGTTCTGCCAGATCCTCGTACTCAAGTCCGCCCTGCAGGTGCGTTGGATGACCTGCGCGCCCTCACCATCCCACGCGCACACATGCACCGCGTGTGGGAACCGAGCGACGGACCAATGCCAGCCCTCTTCGTATCCCACGGTGCGCCTCCAACCCTGGACGACGCCGAATGGCTGGGCTACCTCAATAAATGGTCCGAGTCTTTGCCAAAGCCTCGCGCCGTAGTCATGATTTCCGCACACTGGGAGAATGCGCCGGTAGCTATTTCGGCATCGGCAGCAGGCACCCCGCTGTACTACGACTTCGGCGGCTTCCACCCTCGCTACTACACACTGCAGTACGAAACCCCTGACGCCACCGAGCTGGCACAGCGCGTAGCAGGCCTTCTGGGCTACTCCCCGGTTCACCAATTCACCGACCGCGGCTTGGACCACGGCGCGTTTATCCCAATGATGGCCATGTACCCAGCCGGTGACGTGCCAGTTATCCAGGTTTCGATGCCATCGATGAACCCAGCCGATTTGCAGGAGCTGGGCAACAAGCTGCGCAGCCTGCGCGAAGAAGGCATCCTGGTTGTCGGCTCCGGCTACATGACCCACAGCTTCGCCGTCATGCGCGATCCTTCCCTGCAGCCGTACGTCCAGGACTTTGATGACTGGGCCGGTGAGACCATCGCCCGCGGCGACGTGGACTCACTGCGCGACTACCTCAACAAGGGCCCCGGCGCGCGCATTGCGCACCCAACCGCAGACCACTTCGTGCCACTGCTGTTGACCATGGGCGCTGCGAATGACCCAACCACCGCGCGCACCGTATTTAACCGCGTGGGCTTGGGCAACCACATCCGTTCCATCGAGGTCTACTAA
- a CDS encoding MarR family winged helix-turn-helix transcriptional regulator produces MNPKNSHSGKGAESQTRWLNDEEKDTFFTLMALIIDVDRSLDKQLNQNAGLSHFGYTALARLSEAENRQLRMSELASTANGSLSRLSQVIAKLEKKGWVTRSADPDDGRYTVATLTDAGYDKVVATAPGHVEQVQKVLFDPLTKSQVQQVHTIGQRILRRIKELDSE; encoded by the coding sequence ATGAATCCCAAGAATAGTCATTCGGGAAAGGGTGCCGAATCTCAAACACGTTGGCTTAATGATGAAGAAAAGGACACCTTCTTCACGCTTATGGCGTTGATTATTGACGTGGACCGTTCGCTGGATAAGCAGTTGAATCAAAACGCTGGTTTGAGCCACTTTGGCTACACCGCGCTGGCCCGTTTGTCTGAGGCGGAGAACCGCCAATTGCGCATGAGTGAGTTGGCGTCCACCGCTAATGGTTCTTTGTCGCGTTTGTCGCAGGTGATTGCCAAGCTGGAGAAGAAGGGCTGGGTCACCCGCAGCGCCGATCCGGATGATGGGCGTTATACAGTCGCCACGCTTACCGATGCCGGCTACGACAAAGTCGTCGCCACCGCCCCCGGCCATGTTGAGCAGGTTCAAAAGGTTTTGTTCGATCCGCTGACTAAGTCGCAGGTGCAGCAGGTTCACACCATCGGCCAGCGTATTTTGCGCCGTATTAAAGAACTCGATTCTGAGTAG
- a CDS encoding IS1249 family transposase codes for MSTNRPRCPICTGLMKKNGYTQAGTQRWRCTQGCRGSSVRNSQQASKDAATFRLFYTWITTGRSLNSLAQEHNTTRQTLHARMKWCWLIQPNVEIDHNRVYDQLFIDGTYLNKQCLLIAASLDHVVAWLWCDKESTTNYIKLISQLQPPLIITLDGGTGALSAIKKCWPTSHIQRCTVHVQRHIRRQTTSRPRTEAGKAIYALALSLTKVETPDDAYQWNTNLLATHEFYKPTLAKKTFYKRGQHPSGKTWDWTHKRDRTAMNSLNNLNSKKWLFTWIEPPEGFIGTPKSTTNSLEGGINSPLKLLARNHRGMSKEHQRTAIDWWLASKTQLPAEPVKTARQQRWGKDALAKVNALLEAESPTPPEIGGPSGYDTAIDTTYQHSMGIQKGWLGR; via the coding sequence GTGAGTACAAACAGACCAAGATGCCCCATCTGTACAGGGCTAATGAAGAAAAACGGATACACACAAGCCGGCACCCAACGCTGGCGATGCACACAAGGCTGCCGCGGATCCTCAGTAAGAAACAGCCAACAAGCCAGCAAAGACGCCGCAACCTTCCGACTGTTCTACACCTGGATCACCACGGGTCGTTCCCTCAACAGCCTCGCACAAGAACACAACACCACCCGCCAAACCCTGCACGCACGCATGAAATGGTGCTGGCTGATACAACCTAACGTAGAAATCGACCACAATAGGGTCTATGACCAGCTATTTATCGACGGCACCTACCTCAACAAACAGTGCCTGCTCATCGCCGCAAGCCTCGACCACGTCGTCGCATGGCTGTGGTGCGATAAAGAATCCACCACCAACTACATCAAACTCATCTCCCAACTACAGCCCCCACTGATCATCACCCTCGACGGCGGGACCGGAGCCTTATCAGCAATCAAAAAATGCTGGCCCACCAGCCACATTCAACGCTGCACCGTCCACGTTCAACGCCATATCAGACGCCAAACCACCTCCAGGCCACGCACAGAAGCAGGCAAAGCCATCTACGCACTAGCCCTGTCGCTGACCAAAGTAGAAACCCCCGACGACGCCTACCAATGGAATACAAACCTGCTGGCTACCCACGAGTTTTACAAACCCACACTCGCTAAGAAAACCTTTTATAAACGCGGTCAACACCCCAGCGGGAAAACCTGGGACTGGACACACAAACGAGACCGCACAGCCATGAATTCGCTAAACAACCTCAACAGCAAAAAATGGCTATTTACCTGGATAGAACCACCCGAAGGATTCATTGGAACACCAAAATCCACCACCAACAGCCTTGAAGGTGGCATCAACTCACCGCTCAAACTCCTCGCCAGAAACCACCGCGGAATGAGCAAAGAACACCAACGCACCGCCATCGATTGGTGGCTCGCATCAAAAACGCAGCTGCCTGCCGAGCCCGTAAAGACCGCCAGGCAGCAACGCTGGGGTAAAGACGCACTCGCCAAAGTCAACGCCTTACTCGAAGCGGAATCACCCACACCACCAGAAATCGGTGGCCCAAGCGGATACGACACCGCAATCGATACCACCTACCAGCACTCTATGGGAATACAGAAAGGATGGCTAGGTAGATAA
- a CDS encoding SDR family NAD(P)-dependent oxidoreductase, with protein sequence MHAFEDFGGRLAVVTGAASGIGRDLMLALASKGANVAACDLNEGKLQTAVRKVQRLYPTVRVTAHVCDVSDRLNVRQFQNEVASEHNTDCVHFLFNNAGAVGGMSFVSSPPEEWERTFAVSWFGTYNCTREFMPMLLAADQGAVVNTASVNALWASLGSCTPHSAYSSAKFAVRGFTESLVVDFQRNAPHLSAVLVLAGHVSTGMPAPPRTWRRALDGEFADYEPVSSESAASIILEAVQRGEWRVVIGDDAAAVDARVRADPWSVYD encoded by the coding sequence ATGCATGCATTCGAGGATTTTGGTGGTCGCTTGGCTGTGGTCACTGGCGCGGCATCGGGTATTGGGCGTGATCTTATGCTGGCACTTGCCAGTAAAGGGGCTAATGTAGCTGCCTGCGATCTGAACGAGGGGAAGCTGCAAACAGCGGTTCGCAAGGTGCAGCGTCTTTATCCGACCGTGCGAGTTACCGCGCATGTGTGCGATGTGTCTGACAGGCTCAATGTGCGGCAGTTTCAAAATGAAGTTGCCAGTGAACACAACACCGATTGTGTCCACTTCCTGTTTAACAACGCTGGTGCTGTCGGTGGGATGTCTTTCGTTTCCTCGCCGCCGGAGGAATGGGAGCGCACATTTGCGGTGTCTTGGTTTGGCACTTACAACTGCACGCGGGAGTTTATGCCGATGTTGCTTGCCGCCGATCAAGGGGCAGTGGTGAATACTGCTTCGGTTAATGCGCTCTGGGCAAGCCTCGGATCTTGTACACCGCACTCCGCGTACTCCTCTGCGAAGTTCGCGGTGCGTGGTTTCACCGAGTCGCTCGTAGTTGATTTTCAACGCAATGCCCCGCATCTGTCCGCGGTTCTAGTGTTGGCAGGTCATGTGAGCACTGGAATGCCCGCCCCGCCGCGCACGTGGAGGCGTGCACTCGACGGGGAGTTCGCCGACTACGAGCCAGTATCAAGTGAGTCGGCTGCCAGCATAATTTTGGAGGCAGTTCAGCGTGGTGAATGGCGGGTGGTCATCGGTGATGACGCGGCTGCCGTCGATGCACGAGTGAGGGCTGATCCCTGGAGTGTCTACGACTAG
- the chrA gene encoding chromate efflux transporter → MADTPAPEPTNSSQKGTAWEVFWTFLKLGLTSFGGPIAHLGYFRTETVQHRGWLKDEEYADLVALCQFLPGPASSQVGFALGMHRAGFLGALAAFVAFTLPSAALLVLFALGISLFDSPSTQGLLTGLKVVAVAIVAQAVLGMAKNLTPDKTRATIAVIAAGCALLLPGSAGQVIAIIFGLVAGYFFCRSSTTTTGGNLHLPVPRIVGIISLILFAILLLGLPLLLAATGSSVVVLVDSFYRAGALVFGGGHVVLPLLHNGVVETGWIAEQDFLAGYGIAQAVPGPLFTFAAFLGTITTVGPNGTLGATIALLAIFLPGFLLLIGVLPFWNSLRQRAWAQAAMRGANAAVVGVLGAALYTPVFTSAITGPATFTLALACFVLLTTWKLPPWTVVLVGALGGVLLTLI, encoded by the coding sequence ATGGCCGATACCCCAGCCCCTGAGCCCACCAATTCTTCCCAGAAAGGCACAGCGTGGGAAGTGTTTTGGACCTTTCTCAAGCTCGGCCTTACTTCCTTCGGTGGCCCCATCGCGCATCTCGGATACTTTCGCACTGAGACGGTTCAACACCGGGGCTGGCTGAAAGATGAGGAGTACGCGGATCTCGTCGCATTGTGTCAGTTCTTGCCGGGTCCCGCTTCCAGTCAGGTGGGTTTCGCGCTCGGCATGCACCGGGCCGGCTTCCTGGGCGCACTCGCTGCATTTGTGGCCTTCACGCTTCCCTCCGCAGCACTCTTAGTCTTATTCGCTTTGGGCATTTCACTTTTCGATTCCCCATCCACCCAAGGCCTCCTCACCGGCCTCAAGGTTGTTGCAGTCGCCATTGTCGCTCAAGCAGTACTTGGCATGGCAAAGAACCTCACACCGGACAAAACCCGCGCAACCATTGCGGTTATCGCCGCCGGTTGCGCACTGCTTCTACCGGGATCCGCCGGGCAAGTAATTGCGATTATCTTTGGCCTTGTCGCAGGCTATTTCTTCTGCCGCTCTTCAACAACAACTACCGGCGGAAATCTTCACCTTCCAGTCCCCCGCATTGTTGGAATCATCTCGCTAATCTTGTTCGCGATACTCCTTCTCGGACTCCCACTACTACTGGCCGCCACGGGCTCTTCAGTTGTCGTGCTTGTTGATTCCTTCTACCGCGCCGGCGCATTAGTATTCGGCGGCGGGCATGTAGTTCTGCCTCTTCTACACAACGGTGTTGTGGAGACCGGGTGGATTGCTGAACAGGACTTCCTTGCCGGCTACGGTATCGCGCAGGCAGTGCCTGGCCCCTTGTTCACCTTCGCGGCATTTCTGGGCACCATAACTACCGTTGGACCAAACGGAACCCTTGGTGCAACCATCGCGCTTCTTGCGATCTTCCTTCCCGGATTCCTACTCCTTATCGGCGTGCTGCCGTTTTGGAATTCACTGCGCCAACGCGCTTGGGCCCAAGCAGCAATGCGCGGCGCCAATGCCGCCGTCGTCGGCGTGCTCGGCGCCGCGCTCTACACACCCGTATTCACATCAGCAATCACAGGACCAGCGACATTCACCTTGGCACTAGCCTGCTTCGTCCTTCTAACAACATGGAAACTCCCACCCTGGACTGTCGTCCTGGTCGGAGCACTCGGTGGCGTCTTACTGACGCTTATTTGA
- a CDS encoding SRPBCC domain-containing protein: MSEAESLNKTYRALGNAPVADGEGKSVVLRRTFAAEVTDAWKACTDKEQLAQWFSEVDGDFRQGGSFQVKDNAGGEVLHFEAPITLKTTWALGPGMTTELELRFTPEGENTTLELEHSTPAAILDEMVAAYGPGGTIGVAVGWDLTLHMLGKHLSGEAFDPVTWESTDEAKEYAKSASEAWGEVVQKAWGTSDEDIAAAVAFANSHFAPDEE; this comes from the coding sequence ATGTCTGAGGCTGAAAGCTTGAATAAAACCTACCGTGCGCTGGGAAATGCTCCGGTTGCCGATGGTGAAGGTAAGTCCGTTGTACTGCGCAGGACCTTTGCAGCAGAGGTTACCGATGCATGGAAGGCCTGCACCGACAAGGAGCAGCTCGCGCAATGGTTCAGCGAAGTTGACGGTGATTTCCGTCAAGGCGGAAGCTTCCAGGTCAAAGACAACGCCGGTGGAGAAGTGCTGCATTTTGAAGCGCCGATCACGCTGAAGACGACGTGGGCACTGGGTCCTGGAATGACCACGGAATTGGAACTGCGCTTTACCCCAGAAGGAGAAAACACCACCCTGGAGCTGGAACATTCCACACCAGCGGCGATCCTCGATGAGATGGTGGCCGCTTATGGCCCTGGCGGAACCATCGGTGTGGCCGTGGGCTGGGATCTCACACTGCACATGCTGGGCAAGCACCTATCCGGTGAAGCATTTGATCCAGTGACCTGGGAAAGCACCGATGAGGCCAAGGAGTACGCAAAGAGCGCATCTGAGGCATGGGGTGAGGTTGTTCAGAAGGCGTGGGGAACGAGCGATGAAGACATCGCTGCCGCAGTCGCCTTCGCCAACTCACATTTCGCGCCAGACGAAGAGTAG